The DNA segment TTTAAATAATTTACCATAAATAATTCCTGTCATATATGGAGTAGCTATTGAAGAAGATAATCCTGCAAATACCAAACCAAAAGAACCAAAAATCCTCGCCCAATTTCCTAAAATTGGCTCAAGAGATTTTGAAAATACTAGAGGTGTATCTACTATAATACCAGATTGGTATAAAAGAGAAGATGTCACAATAATTAAAGATAAGGTCATTAATACTCCTAAAGATACATTGAGTTTTGTATCAAAATATGAATCTTTTAAATCTTCTTCATTAGTCCATTTATCTGAACTTGCAACTGAATGAAAAACTAAATTAACTGCAATTATAGTAGTCCCAATTAATGCAATAGTATTAACAATCCCTCCTGATGGAACTGTAGGTATAAAACCTTTTAATATATCTTGTATATTTGGTCTTACAATAATTGCAGTAATTATAAAAATAATACCCATTGCTGCAACAAAAAATTTCATTATAGTTTCAATAATTTTAGGAGTAGTAAATATTATTGCTATAATACATAAAAGACCCATAATTAAAGCAGATAACCATGTAGGTAGTTTAAATATGTCACTAAATCCTGATGTTGCACCTATTAAGTTCCCTGCTTCAAATCCTAAAGCAGTAAGCCCCATTACAATTGCAAATAAACCAATCACAAGTATCTTCCACATCTTACTTGCTGGCAATAATTCTAAACTTGCTTCAATAATATTTTTATTTGCTATTGTGGCTAACCTTGAAGCCATATTCATAATAATAAATAGTGAAACACCTGAGAATACAACTGCCCATAGCAAAGCATATCCAAATTCCACTCCAGCATTAGTAGCAGTTGTAATTGTACCAGGACCTACAAAAGCACTAGTAATAACTGCAGCAGGTCCTGCAGCTTTAATTTTTTGAATTAATGTTTTCTTTTTTTTCATCTCTTTCTCCTTGTACAATATTTTCAAACCTTTACTAAATAAATTAATTAAAAACAATAAAAATTTTTCTGTATTTATAAAATAGCTATAATGTTTTCGGACGTTTAATACATAAAATATATTATTAAAAATGGTTTAAGAAATATTTCTTAAACCATTTTTAAATTTATAAGATTCCATAAACAATACTCCCATTAAACATTACTGCTTTTCTTTTTGGAATTCGTGCTATAGCTTCAGCTGATGATTCGCAATCTATAAATACCATATCCGCTTTATCTCCAACTTTTGGCCAATTAATACTACCATATTTATCTAATGGCATTTTGCCTCTAGTTATAAATCCTAATGCTCTAGAAAGTGAGTATTCATCAATCCAGCCAAATTTTTCTGCCATTCTACTTGCTCTCTGTAACAAATCACCTGTTCCAAAGGGAGACCAATGATCATTTATATTGTCATTTACTACGTTTATATTTACTCCACGTTCGTATAATAATGATAAAGGAGGAGATGATACATCAATAGGTGAAGTAGAAGATATAGTAATATCTAAATATTTCAATTTTTCTATTAAAGGATTTATTTCTTTTATAGATAACTCACCTAATCCATAAGCATGACTTACTGTTACTCTTCCATTCCATTTAGCCTTTTCTACAAAATCAGCTAATCTTT comes from the Senegalia massiliensis genome and includes:
- a CDS encoding NRAMP family divalent metal transporter, with product MKKKKTLIQKIKAAGPAAVITSAFVGPGTITTATNAGVEFGYALLWAVVFSGVSLFIIMNMASRLATIANKNIIEASLELLPASKMWKILVIGLFAIVMGLTALGFEAGNLIGATSGFSDIFKLPTWLSALIMGLLCIIAIIFTTPKIIETIMKFFVAAMGIIFIITAIIVRPNIQDILKGFIPTVPSGGIVNTIALIGTTIIAVNLVFHSVASSDKWTNEEDLKDSYFDTKLNVSLGVLMTLSLIIVTSSLLYQSGIIVDTPLVFSKSLEPILGNWARIFGSFGLVFAGLSSSIATPYMTGIIYGKLFKWNKENDFRIKIVSVIAVVIGTLFAMFGARPTQIIIFAQATSGFFLPFIAILFVITSNNKTLGKYKNNIFQNVMGMISVVVTFGLGMWTLYNLLF